A genomic segment from Streptomyces sp. NBC_00459 encodes:
- a CDS encoding MBL fold metallo-hydrolase, with translation MKLTKKSHACIRLEKNGQTLVLDPGGFSEEDAAAGADAILVTHEHVDHFDEGRLRTALDANPAAELWTLASVAEQLSAAFPGRVHTVGHGDTFTAAGFDVQVHGELHAVIHPDIPRITNVGYLVDGAVFHPGDALTVPDHPVDTLLLPVMAPWSKLSEVVDYVREVKPQRAYDIHDALLTDLARPIYDRLVGGLGGAEHHRLTPGTSAEV, from the coding sequence ATGAAGCTCACGAAGAAGTCGCACGCCTGCATCCGACTGGAGAAGAACGGGCAGACGCTCGTCCTCGACCCCGGGGGATTCAGCGAGGAGGACGCCGCGGCCGGCGCCGACGCGATCCTGGTCACCCACGAGCACGTCGACCACTTCGACGAGGGCAGGCTGCGCACAGCCCTGGACGCCAACCCGGCCGCCGAGCTCTGGACCCTCGCCTCGGTCGCGGAGCAGCTCTCCGCGGCCTTCCCGGGCCGCGTACACACCGTCGGCCACGGCGACACGTTCACCGCCGCCGGCTTCGACGTCCAGGTCCACGGCGAACTGCACGCCGTGATCCACCCGGACATCCCGCGCATCACGAACGTCGGTTACCTCGTCGACGGCGCCGTCTTCCACCCCGGCGACGCCCTCACCGTCCCGGACCACCCGGTCGACACCCTGCTGCTGCCGGTCATGGCCCCGTGGAGCAAGCTCTCCGAGGTCGTCGACTACGTCCGCGAGGTCAAGCCGCAGCGCGCGTACGACATCCACGACGCCCTGCTCACGGACCTCGCCCGCCCGATCTACGACCGGCTGGTCGGCGGCCTGGGCGGCGCCGAGCACCACCGCCTCACGCCAGGGACGTCGGCGGAGGTCTGA
- a CDS encoding exodeoxyribonuclease III: protein MRIATWNVNSITARLPRLLAWLESTGTDVLCLQEAKVAAEQFPSDRLRELGYEVAVNATGRWNGVAVISRVGLEDVVRGLPGDPGYEGVEEPRAVSATCGPVRVWSVYVPNGREVDHPHYTYKLGWFEALKAAVAADAAGSRPFAVLGDYNVAPTDDDVYDLAAFEGLTHVTPAERAALAALREAGLTDVVPRPLKYDHPYTYWDYRQLCFPKNRGMRIDLVYGNEPFAQAVKDAYVDREERKGKGASDHAPVVVDLEV from the coding sequence ATGCGTATCGCGACCTGGAACGTGAACTCGATCACCGCCCGCCTGCCGAGGCTGCTGGCCTGGCTGGAGAGCACCGGCACGGATGTGCTGTGCCTCCAGGAGGCCAAGGTCGCCGCCGAACAGTTCCCGTCCGACCGACTGCGCGAGCTGGGCTACGAGGTGGCGGTCAACGCGACCGGCAGGTGGAACGGCGTCGCGGTGATCTCCCGCGTGGGCCTGGAGGACGTGGTGCGGGGCCTGCCCGGCGACCCCGGCTACGAGGGCGTCGAGGAACCCCGCGCCGTCTCCGCGACCTGCGGCCCGGTCCGCGTCTGGTCGGTGTACGTGCCGAACGGCCGCGAGGTGGACCACCCGCACTACACCTACAAGCTCGGCTGGTTCGAGGCCTTGAAGGCGGCGGTCGCGGCCGACGCGGCAGGCAGCCGCCCGTTCGCGGTCCTGGGCGACTACAACGTGGCGCCGACGGACGACGACGTCTACGACCTGGCCGCCTTCGAGGGCCTCACCCACGTCACCCCGGCCGAGCGCGCGGCCCTGGCCGCCCTGCGCGAGGCGGGCCTGACGGACGTGGTCCCGCGCCCCCTGAAGTACGACCACCCGTACACGTACTGGGACTACCGCCAGCTCTGCTTCCCCAAGAACCGGGGCATGCGCATCGACCTGGTCTACGGCAACGAGCCGTTCGCCCAGGCCGTGAAGGACGCGTACGTGGACCGCGAGGAGCGGAAGGGCAAGGGGGCGTCGGACCACGCCCCCGTGGTGGTGGACCTGGAGGTGTAG
- a CDS encoding GDSL-type esterase/lipase family protein — protein sequence MRRGGRGRRGPGFRGLCGPGVVLALCATLTPLSSTAHATGPLPLTRFFDNTAVSDDTLPEAADFDGSGASVSAQDLTAAGWTEGRALTVQGARLTWPCREPGEPDNVRAAGQPVRVRGEGDALAFLVAGTGGADVSGEGTVSYTDGTQSSYRLTAPDWRTGPLGAKAVALPHVNTPTGQLAEKARLYVVTVPIARGRHVDSVRLPYAADLHVFALSVRPDTAGWTGSWAAPTSTYATVGPWTDRTLRLVVHTSAGGPRVRVRFDNTFASAPVRIGSATVAVQTAGATARDTPVPLTFRGASGVELPAGAQAFSDPLDFAVPADTSLLVSFHLPGTVTAAPLHRLAQQRSYVSEPGDHTADGSPTPYTSTLTTWPLLTGVDVGGGPGSVVVLGDSITDGERSTPDANRRWPDVLADRLLAQSAVPRYGVLNQGIAANRVLTDRYPGDGVSTDSGGVSALHRVDRDVLAQTSARTAIVFQGVNDLRTGASAEEVVAGLEGLAERVRARGMRVLVATIGPCGGEARCTSLVDGQRVAVNTWIREEAVSGSSSGSGFDGVVDFDAALRDPAQPARLLPAYDSGDHLHPGDAGLAALAGAVNIGALVP from the coding sequence ATGCGCCGAGGTGGCCGAGGCAGGCGGGGACCGGGATTCCGAGGTCTCTGCGGACCGGGCGTCGTCCTCGCCCTCTGCGCGACTCTGACACCCCTGTCGTCCACCGCCCATGCCACCGGTCCCCTCCCCCTCACCCGGTTCTTCGACAACACCGCCGTCAGCGACGACACCCTTCCCGAGGCGGCCGACTTCGACGGTTCGGGCGCCTCCGTGTCGGCCCAGGACCTGACGGCCGCCGGCTGGACCGAGGGCCGCGCCCTCACCGTCCAGGGCGCCCGGCTGACCTGGCCGTGCCGGGAGCCGGGCGAGCCGGACAACGTCCGCGCCGCCGGCCAGCCCGTGCGCGTCCGTGGGGAGGGGGACGCCCTCGCGTTCCTCGTCGCCGGCACCGGCGGCGCCGACGTGAGCGGCGAGGGCACCGTCTCGTACACGGACGGCACACAGTCCTCGTACCGGCTGACCGCCCCCGACTGGCGCACCGGCCCTCTCGGCGCCAAGGCGGTCGCGCTGCCGCACGTGAACACCCCCACCGGTCAACTCGCCGAGAAGGCACGGCTGTACGTCGTCACCGTGCCGATCGCACGAGGGCGCCATGTCGACTCCGTCCGGCTGCCCTACGCGGCAGATCTCCACGTGTTCGCCCTCTCGGTACGGCCCGACACGGCAGGCTGGACGGGCAGTTGGGCGGCGCCGACCTCGACGTACGCGACCGTCGGCCCGTGGACCGACCGGACGCTGCGGCTGGTGGTGCACACGTCGGCCGGCGGGCCACGGGTACGGGTCCGCTTCGACAACACCTTCGCGTCGGCGCCGGTACGGATCGGCAGTGCGACGGTGGCCGTGCAGACAGCGGGCGCCACCGCCAGGGACACGCCGGTGCCGCTGACGTTCCGGGGCGCGAGCGGGGTGGAACTCCCGGCCGGGGCACAGGCGTTCAGTGATCCGCTGGACTTCGCGGTGCCCGCGGACACCAGTCTGCTGGTGAGCTTCCATCTGCCGGGCACGGTGACGGCCGCGCCACTGCACCGGCTCGCGCAGCAGCGCTCGTACGTCAGCGAGCCGGGCGACCACACGGCGGACGGCTCCCCGACGCCGTACACGTCGACGCTGACGACGTGGCCGCTGCTCACCGGGGTGGACGTCGGGGGCGGGCCCGGATCGGTCGTGGTGCTCGGTGACTCGATCACCGACGGCGAGCGGTCGACCCCGGACGCGAACCGGCGCTGGCCCGATGTGCTCGCCGACCGGCTGCTGGCCCAGAGCGCGGTCCCCCGCTACGGCGTCCTCAATCAGGGCATCGCCGCGAACCGTGTCCTCACCGACCGCTATCCGGGCGACGGTGTCTCGACCGACTCGGGCGGGGTGAGCGCCCTGCACCGCGTGGACCGGGACGTCCTCGCCCAGACCTCGGCGCGTACGGCGATCGTCTTCCAGGGCGTGAACGACCTGCGGACGGGTGCGTCGGCGGAGGAGGTCGTCGCCGGTCTGGAGGGACTGGCGGAACGGGTGCGGGCGCGCGGGATGCGGGTGCTGGTCGCGACGATCGGGCCGTGCGGGGGTGAGGCGCGGTGCACCTCGCTGGTCGACGGGCAGCGGGTGGCCGTGAACACCTGGATCCGGGAGGAGGCCGTGTCGGGCTCCTCCTCCGGCTCCGGTTTCGACGGGGTCGTCGACTTCGACGCGGCGCTGCGGGATCCGGCGCAGCCGGCGCGGTTGCTGCCCGCGTACGACAGCGGGGACCATCTGCATCCGGGCGACGCGGGGTTGGCCGCGCTGGCGGGGGCGGTGAACATCGGGGCGTTGGTTCCGTAG
- a CDS encoding DUF6278 family protein, which yields MNIPFLGNWRKRHGPARGAAVFSEGEHDPEAVAGLLSECELLRSQAYRAGVELDDSAASLEALDQLVPGWRDDEESLAWLGNDAGLYLGTVIVRTVPGAAWDFWPNGQPVVRLSSGREFDVVSSGHEWASSGVPELSQLYAEVAES from the coding sequence ATGAACATCCCTTTCCTGGGCAACTGGCGCAAGAGGCATGGACCCGCCCGAGGCGCGGCGGTGTTCTCCGAGGGGGAGCACGACCCCGAGGCGGTCGCCGGGCTCCTCTCCGAGTGCGAGCTGCTCCGCTCCCAGGCGTACCGCGCGGGCGTCGAACTCGACGACTCAGCCGCCTCGTTGGAGGCCCTGGACCAGCTGGTGCCGGGCTGGCGGGACGACGAGGAGTCGCTGGCCTGGCTCGGCAACGACGCAGGCCTCTATCTCGGCACGGTCATCGTGCGGACGGTCCCCGGCGCCGCCTGGGACTTCTGGCCGAACGGCCAGCCCGTCGTACGGCTGTCGTCGGGTCGCGAGTTCGACGTCGTCTCCTCCGGGCACGAGTGGGCGTCCAGTGGCGTTCCCGAGTTGTCGCAGCTGTACGCGGAGGTCGCGGAGTCGTAG
- a CDS encoding amino acid ABC transporter ATP-binding protein, whose translation MAVDPLIELHEVNKHFGELHVLQDINLTVGRGEVVVVIGPSGSGKSTLCRAINRLEPIESGTIRLDGRLLPDEGKSLARLRAEVGMVFQSFNLFAHKTVLQNVSLGQVKVRGRRKGEADTRSRELLDRVGLASQAPKYPAQLSGGQQQRVAIARALAMDPKVMLFDEPTSALDPEMINEVLEVMQQLAREGMTMVVVTHEMGFARSAANRVVFMADGRIVEDRSPEEFFTDPRSDRAKDFLSKILRH comes from the coding sequence ATGGCCGTCGATCCGTTGATCGAACTGCATGAAGTCAACAAACACTTCGGTGAGCTGCATGTCCTCCAGGACATCAATCTCACCGTGGGCAGGGGGGAGGTGGTCGTTGTCATCGGCCCGTCCGGGTCGGGCAAATCCACTCTGTGCAGGGCGATCAACCGGCTGGAGCCGATCGAGTCCGGGACGATCAGGCTCGACGGCCGGCTGCTGCCCGACGAGGGCAAGTCGCTCGCGCGGCTCCGTGCCGAAGTCGGGATGGTCTTCCAGTCGTTCAATCTCTTCGCCCACAAGACCGTCCTCCAGAACGTCTCGCTGGGCCAGGTCAAGGTGCGCGGGCGCAGGAAGGGCGAGGCCGACACGCGCTCCCGCGAGCTCCTGGACCGGGTGGGCCTCGCCTCCCAGGCGCCGAAGTATCCGGCCCAGCTGTCCGGCGGCCAGCAGCAGCGTGTCGCCATCGCCCGCGCCCTGGCCATGGATCCCAAGGTCATGCTCTTCGACGAGCCGACGTCGGCGCTCGACCCCGAGATGATCAACGAGGTTCTGGAGGTCATGCAGCAACTGGCCCGCGAGGGTATGACGATGGTCGTCGTCACCCACGAGATGGGCTTCGCCCGCTCGGCCGCCAACCGGGTCGTCTTCATGGCCGACGGCCGCATCGTCGAGGACCGCAGCCCCGAGGAGTTCTTCACCGACCCGCGCAGCGACCGTGCCAAGGACTTCCTCTCCAAGATCCTGCGGCACTGA
- the ggt gene encoding gamma-glutamyltransferase — protein sequence MRRPVARSLAVLAVSATVVSVGAAAPPSGATSADTAPRKVPVAVGYGGAVASVDADASAAGIEILRKGGNAVDAAVATAAALGVTEPYSNGIGGGGYFVYYDAKSRTVRTIDGRETAPLTADSGLFLENGQPIAFADAVTSGLGVGTPGTPATWQAALDSWGTKGLGTLLKPAERLARDGFTVDDTFRSQTASNEARFRNFPDTAKLFLPGGALPVVGSTFKNPDLARTYEELARKGVGVLYRGKLAKEIVDTVNKPPVDPGSGYNARPGELSLKDLAAYQAKRQAPSKTTYRGLGVYSMAPSSSGGTTVGEALNILERTDLSKASEVQFLHRYIEASRIAFADRGRWVGDPAFEDVPTKELLSQSYADSRECLIKDDAVLTSPVAPGDPRNPAACNTSGVAAPTTYEGENTTHLTVADKWGNVVSYTLTIEQTGGSGITVPGRGFILNNELTDFSFAPASPAVHDPNLPGPGKRPRSSMSPTIVLDAHGRPVVALGSPGGASIITTVLQTLTGFLDRGLPLVDAIAAPRASQRNQTTTELEPSLWNSELRTRLEAIGHGFRLNPEIGAATGVQRLPNGKWLAAAETVRRGGGSAMVVRPAS from the coding sequence ATGCGTCGCCCTGTCGCGCGGAGTCTGGCGGTCCTGGCGGTTTCGGCAACAGTGGTCTCGGTGGGGGCGGCTGCGCCACCTTCCGGCGCCACGTCGGCGGACACGGCTCCGCGGAAGGTCCCGGTCGCCGTCGGGTACGGCGGTGCCGTGGCGAGCGTGGACGCGGATGCCTCGGCCGCCGGGATCGAGATCCTGCGCAAGGGCGGCAACGCGGTGGACGCCGCCGTCGCCACGGCCGCCGCGCTGGGGGTCACGGAGCCCTACTCCAACGGCATCGGCGGAGGCGGCTACTTCGTCTACTACGACGCCAAGTCCCGTACGGTGAGGACGATCGACGGCCGTGAGACCGCGCCCCTGACCGCCGACTCGGGGCTGTTCCTGGAGAACGGGCAGCCGATCGCCTTCGCCGACGCCGTCACCAGCGGACTGGGCGTCGGTACGCCGGGCACGCCGGCGACCTGGCAGGCGGCGCTGGACAGTTGGGGCACCAAGGGGCTCGGGACGCTGCTGAAGCCGGCGGAGCGGCTCGCGCGCGACGGTTTCACGGTGGACGACACGTTCCGGTCGCAGACCGCGTCGAACGAGGCACGGTTCAGGAACTTCCCGGACACGGCGAAGCTGTTCCTGCCGGGCGGTGCCCTGCCGGTGGTCGGGTCGACCTTCAAGAACCCCGATCTGGCGCGCACGTACGAGGAGTTGGCCCGTAAGGGCGTCGGTGTCCTCTATCGGGGGAAGCTGGCGAAGGAGATCGTCGACACGGTCAACAAACCGCCGGTGGACCCGGGTTCGGGCTACAACGCGCGTCCCGGCGAGCTGTCGCTGAAGGATCTGGCGGCGTACCAGGCGAAGCGTCAGGCGCCCTCGAAGACGACGTACCGAGGCCTGGGCGTCTACTCCATGGCACCCTCCTCGTCGGGCGGCACGACGGTCGGCGAGGCCCTCAACATCCTTGAGAGGACGGATCTTTCGAAGGCGAGCGAGGTCCAGTTCCTGCACCGATACATCGAGGCGAGCCGGATCGCCTTCGCGGACCGGGGGCGCTGGGTGGGCGACCCGGCCTTCGAGGACGTACCGACGAAGGAGCTGCTGTCGCAGTCGTACGCCGACTCGCGGGAGTGCCTGATCAAGGACGACGCGGTGCTGACGAGCCCGGTCGCGCCGGGCGACCCGCGCAACCCCGCCGCCTGCAACACCAGCGGGGTCGCGGCGCCGACGACGTACGAGGGCGAGAACACGACACACCTGACGGTGGCCGACAAGTGGGGCAACGTCGTGTCCTACACGCTGACCATCGAGCAGACCGGCGGCAGCGGCATCACGGTCCCGGGCCGCGGGTTCATCCTCAACAACGAGCTGACGGACTTCTCCTTCGCCCCGGCCAGCCCGGCCGTCCACGACCCGAACCTGCCGGGCCCTGGCAAGCGGCCGCGCTCGTCGATGTCCCCGACGATCGTCCTGGACGCCCACGGCAGGCCGGTGGTGGCCCTTGGCTCGCCCGGCGGCGCGAGCATCATCACGACCGTGCTGCAGACCCTGACGGGCTTCCTCGACCGGGGGCTTCCGCTGGTCGACGCCATCGCCGCGCCGCGCGCGAGCCAGCGCAACCAGACGACCACCGAGCTCGAACCGAGCCTGTGGAACAGCGAGTTGCGGACCAGGTTGGAGGCGATCGGCCACGGCTTCCGGCTCAACCCAGAGATCGGCGCGGCGACCGGCGTTCAGCGTCTGCCGAACGGCAAGTGGCTGGCGGCGGCGGAGACGGTACGACGGGGCGGCGGGTCGGCCATGGTGGTGCGGCCGGCGTCCTGA
- a CDS encoding GNAT family N-acetyltransferase, protein MTYGSPLIRNGTSDDAESIAALHTASWRSAYAELMPAAYLDGPLAAEHLAKWRARTTARSHDRCLLLAEQDGELRGFVHLDTAADGRVHVDNLHARPGHVGTGIGRTLLHHGFAWAARRHPGQDVYLEVLRGNARAISFYERAGGLRTAERPLRMAAGFTLTEFEYTWPAATVGRHQDGRPASDIVPPPATG, encoded by the coding sequence GTGACCTACGGCTCCCCGCTCATCAGGAACGGCACCTCCGACGACGCGGAGAGCATCGCGGCCCTGCACACGGCCAGTTGGCGCAGCGCGTACGCGGAGCTGATGCCCGCCGCGTATCTGGACGGCCCGCTGGCGGCGGAGCACCTCGCCAAGTGGCGGGCCCGCACGACGGCACGGTCCCACGACCGGTGCCTGCTGCTGGCCGAGCAGGACGGCGAGCTGCGCGGCTTCGTCCATCTGGACACGGCTGCGGACGGCCGGGTCCACGTGGACAACCTGCACGCCCGGCCGGGCCACGTCGGCACCGGCATCGGCCGCACCCTGCTGCACCACGGCTTCGCCTGGGCGGCCCGTCGGCACCCCGGCCAGGACGTCTACCTGGAGGTGCTGCGCGGCAACGCCCGCGCGATCTCGTTCTACGAGCGCGCGGGCGGCCTGCGAACGGCGGAACGGCCTCTGCGGATGGCCGCGGGCTTCACCCTGACGGAGTTCGAGTACACCTGGCCCGCGGCGACCGTAGGCCGCCACCAGGACGGGCGGCCGGCCTCGGACATCGTGCCGCCGCCCGCCACCGGATGA
- the map gene encoding type I methionyl aminopeptidase translates to MVELKTDTAIDAMYETGQVVGRGLTAVREAADVGVSLKELDEVAHEVLRAAGATSPFLGYRPSFAPTPFPAVLCLSVNDAIVHGIPDDYRLRDGDLVSADFGAELGGWAGDSAISFIVGEPRPADVRLVGTAERALAAGIAAAVVGNRVGDIAHAIGEVCRTAGYGIPEGFGGHGIGRRMHEDPPVPNEGRPGRGMPLRHGLVLAIEPMLIGSGRDGYHEAPDGWTLRTNDGSRAAHAEHTVAITESGPRVLTARQDAHTSRA, encoded by the coding sequence ATGGTGGAACTCAAGACGGACACAGCAATCGACGCCATGTATGAGACGGGCCAGGTCGTCGGCAGAGGCCTGACTGCCGTTCGGGAAGCCGCTGACGTGGGCGTTTCCCTGAAGGAGCTGGACGAGGTGGCGCACGAGGTGCTGCGCGCGGCCGGGGCGACCTCCCCCTTCCTCGGCTATCGCCCCTCCTTCGCGCCCACCCCGTTCCCGGCGGTGCTCTGCCTCTCGGTGAACGACGCGATCGTGCACGGCATCCCGGACGACTACCGGCTGCGCGACGGTGACCTCGTCTCCGCCGACTTCGGCGCCGAACTGGGCGGCTGGGCGGGCGACTCGGCGATCAGCTTCATCGTGGGCGAGCCGCGTCCCGCCGACGTACGGCTCGTCGGGACCGCCGAGCGGGCCCTCGCGGCGGGCATCGCGGCGGCGGTCGTCGGCAACCGCGTCGGCGACATCGCGCACGCGATCGGCGAGGTGTGCCGCACCGCGGGCTACGGCATCCCGGAGGGCTTCGGCGGCCACGGCATCGGCCGCCGTATGCACGAGGACCCCCCGGTCCCCAACGAGGGCCGCCCGGGCCGGGGCATGCCGCTGCGCCACGGCCTGGTCCTGGCGATCGAGCCGATGCTGATCGGCAGCGGCAGGGACGGCTACCACGAGGCCCCGGACGGCTGGACCCTCCGCACGAACGACGGTTCCCGCGCGGCCCACGCGGAACACACGGTGGCGATCACGGAGTCGGGGCCCCGGGTACTCACAGCCCGGCAGGACGCGCACACGAGCCGGGCGTGA
- a CDS encoding helix-turn-helix domain-containing protein — translation MVRTPLTPEERERGERLGRLLREARGGRSMAEIAARAGISAETLRKIETGRAPTPAFFTVAALARVLGLSMDELVGRCEPLAPVAA, via the coding sequence ATGGTACGCACTCCTCTCACCCCCGAAGAGCGTGAACGCGGCGAGCGGCTCGGCCGACTGCTGCGTGAGGCGCGTGGTGGCCGCAGCATGGCGGAGATCGCGGCCCGCGCCGGTATCTCCGCCGAGACCCTCCGCAAGATCGAGACCGGCCGTGCGCCGACCCCGGCCTTCTTCACGGTCGCGGCGCTCGCCCGCGTCCTCGGACTGTCCATGGACGAACTGGTCGGGCGGTGCGAGCCGCTGGCCCCGGTCGCCGCGTGA